One region of Candidatus Spechtbacteria bacterium genomic DNA includes:
- a CDS encoding glycosyltransferase: protein MQSPLVSIHLIVKDGEKYIRQCLEHVQKQTYPNIEFRVFDNASTDRTREIVKEIMPSAEIIRFPKNYILGGGFNRSLSWSRAPYVVGLCVDVMMAPDFIERAVAVAEAHPTAGVVQAKVLRYDYEHAKVTSIIDTTGMQIFRSRRIINRGHGEEDTGQYNKAEEIFCYEGAVPFFRREALEAIKMPKSKPDAEFPYEYLDEDFVWYADELDLGWRLHHAGWMNWYDPTVLAAHDRQTTKKLSKGYRGFIELRKTIPAFKRVLDWRNQRLAFLKNDYLSSVLKDVFFWLPREMMMFGYFIIFERTSLWAYIGMLRMAPLMLRKRRAILKNDKTNAGDIRKWFL, encoded by the coding sequence ATGCAATCTCCTCTAGTCTCAATCCACCTAATCGTAAAAGACGGCGAAAAATATATTCGCCAGTGTCTTGAACACGTGCAAAAGCAGACTTATCCTAACATTGAGTTTAGGGTGTTTGACAATGCTTCCACCGACAGGACTCGCGAAATTGTAAAGGAGATAATGCCGAGCGCGGAAATCATTAGATTCCCTAAAAACTATATCCTTGGTGGTGGGTTTAATCGCAGTTTGTCTTGGAGTAGGGCGCCCTATGTGGTGGGTTTGTGCGTGGACGTGATGATGGCGCCTGACTTTATTGAAAGGGCGGTGGCGGTCGCGGAAGCGCACCCAACGGCAGGGGTGGTGCAAGCCAAGGTTTTGCGGTATGATTATGAGCATGCAAAAGTGACATCTATAATAGATACCACTGGTATGCAGATCTTCCGCTCGCGCCGTATTATCAATCGCGGGCATGGAGAGGAAGACACCGGGCAGTACAATAAGGCAGAGGAAATATTCTGCTATGAAGGCGCGGTGCCATTTTTCCGCCGCGAGGCGCTGGAAGCAATAAAGATGCCAAAATCAAAACCAGACGCAGAGTTTCCGTACGAGTATCTGGACGAGGATTTTGTTTGGTATGCTGACGAGCTTGATTTGGGATGGCGGCTTCATCATGCCGGCTGGATGAATTGGTATGACCCAACCGTGCTTGCGGCGCACGATCGCCAGACCACAAAAAAATTGAGTAAGGGGTATAGAGGTTTTATAGAACTTCGCAAAACAATTCCTGCGTTTAAACGCGTGCTTGATTGGCGCAACCAAAGATTGGCATTCTTGAAAAATGACTATCTTTCATCTGTGCTTAAGGATGTATTCTTCTGGCTTCCGCGAGAAATGATGATGTTTGGGTATTTTATCATTTTTGAAAGAACAAGTTTGTGGGCGTATATTGGTATGTTGCGCATGGCGCCCCTAATGCTGCGCAAACGACGAGCGATATTGAAGAATGATAAGACAAACGCAGGCGATATAAGAAAGTGGTTTTTGTAA
- a CDS encoding S41 family peptidase: MMQDESQQQSSKARAFFARVVLVIMLVGISFGAGLIVGQLKQTPLPTSILPFNSINLSGQTVPSSFSLIEDVWKRIHTQYVYNDKLDDSQLIYGAIRGMLGAVGDPYSVFFNPQESKDFLETVNGQFDGIGAEVGMRDSQLTIIAPLKDSPAERSGLKAADQITTIDSVSTKGMTLEEAVSKIRGLRGTNVVLGIARQNGEQKIFSITITRETIKVPSMKWEMKDGNIAAISFFQFSERSPQDFQKIVEEIQRADTRGIILDLRNNPGGYLSAAVDIAGWFLPKNQIVVTEDFGRENTEEHTTKGPATLQNMPLVVLINKGSASASEILAGALLDNRQVPLIGEKSFGKGSVQQLDSLSGGSSLKITVARWLTPSGRSIQEQGIDPTITVKQNESSKEDDQLNKALDTIMELIRNQD, encoded by the coding sequence ATGATGCAAGACGAATCCCAGCAACAATCAAGCAAAGCTCGCGCGTTTTTCGCGCGAGTTGTTCTTGTAATTATGCTTGTTGGCATAAGTTTTGGCGCTGGGCTGATTGTTGGCCAGTTAAAGCAAACTCCTTTGCCGACAAGCATACTTCCGTTTAATTCCATCAATCTTTCGGGGCAAACAGTGCCGTCATCGTTTTCGTTGATTGAAGATGTATGGAAGCGCATCCATACGCAATATGTTTACAATGACAAATTGGATGACTCCCAACTTATTTACGGAGCAATTAGGGGTATGCTCGGAGCTGTAGGCGATCCTTATAGCGTATTTTTTAATCCACAAGAATCAAAAGATTTTTTGGAAACAGTGAATGGTCAGTTTGATGGTATTGGAGCTGAAGTGGGCATGCGCGACAGTCAACTTACTATTATTGCTCCACTTAAAGATTCTCCAGCAGAACGCTCCGGACTAAAAGCGGCCGATCAAATTACAACCATTGACTCAGTAAGCACGAAAGGCATGACCCTTGAGGAAGCGGTTAGTAAAATTCGCGGTCTTCGCGGCACAAATGTTGTGCTGGGCATTGCTCGCCAAAATGGTGAACAAAAAATATTTTCAATCACCATCACTCGCGAAACAATAAAGGTCCCAAGCATGAAATGGGAAATGAAAGACGGCAATATTGCCGCAATATCTTTCTTTCAATTTAGCGAGAGGTCACCTCAGGATTTTCAAAAAATTGTAGAAGAAATTCAACGGGCAGATACGCGAGGCATTATTCTTGATTTGCGCAATAATCCGGGCGGCTACCTTTCGGCGGCAGTAGATATTGCCGGTTGGTTTTTGCCAAAAAACCAAATTGTGGTTACAGAGGATTTTGGCAGAGAGAATACTGAAGAGCACACAACCAAAGGTCCCGCAACTTTACAGAATATGCCCCTAGTCGTATTGATAAATAAAGGATCGGCATCAGCGTCAGAGATATTGGCTGGCGCGCTTCTAGATAATAGGCAAGTGCCATTGATTGGAGAAAAAAGTTTTGGGAAAGGCTCTGTACAACAGCTCGACTCGCTTTCCGGCGGATCTAGTCTAAAAATTACCGTGGCAAGATGGCTTACTCCATCAGGCCGCTCTATACAAGAGCAGGGGATTGACCCGACTATTACGGTTAAGCAAAACGAGAGTTCGAAAGAAGATGACCAGCTTAATAAGGCATTGGATACCATTATGGAATTGATAAGAAATCAAGATTAA
- a CDS encoding glycosyltransferase family 2 protein, giving the protein MEKPWVGIVTINWNNPQETLECLKSLSGVSYDRKRIFVVDNGSSDDSVEVLSAQQQALNFTFVESKENTGFSGGCNIGMRKALEDNDISYILFLNNDTTVAPDFLDKMIEVAEGDKAGGMWAPVIYYSARPDEIWFAGGKLRWMRVSQIGEHVIRFATRSSVFAKQSFRPTRGEIPFIYNANKSDYFETEFITGCAMLARRKVAQRVGEWDERFFLYFEDVDYSLRAKDLGWKLHIIPSAKIWHKVSATALGKVGSPKILYYHHRNGMLITKLHGPFWANVYKHYWAAAKVKLQLLKILLGINREQSRAIIRGITDYYKGNWGKID; this is encoded by the coding sequence ATGGAAAAACCTTGGGTCGGGATTGTTACTATTAACTGGAACAACCCTCAAGAAACGCTCGAATGCCTCAAATCTCTATCTGGCGTTTCCTATGACAGGAAACGCATTTTTGTTGTAGACAACGGCTCTTCTGACGATTCGGTCGAGGTTTTGTCAGCGCAACAGCAAGCCCTTAATTTTACGTTCGTTGAAAGTAAGGAGAACACTGGTTTTAGTGGCGGTTGCAATATTGGCATGCGCAAGGCGTTGGAAGACAACGACATCTCGTATATACTTTTTTTAAATAATGATACGACAGTCGCGCCGGATTTTTTGGATAAAATGATTGAGGTTGCGGAGGGCGACAAAGCGGGCGGCATGTGGGCGCCCGTTATTTACTACTCTGCTCGTCCCGACGAAATTTGGTTTGCCGGAGGGAAGCTGCGCTGGATGCGTGTAAGCCAGATAGGCGAGCACGTGATTAGATTTGCCACACGCAGCAGCGTGTTCGCAAAGCAATCATTTCGCCCTACGCGGGGCGAAATACCTTTTATTTATAACGCAAATAAATCAGACTATTTTGAAACAGAGTTTATAACTGGATGCGCGATGCTTGCGCGCAGGAAAGTTGCGCAGCGAGTGGGCGAGTGGGACGAGCGATTTTTTCTATATTTTGAGGATGTTGATTATAGCTTGCGAGCAAAGGATCTGGGATGGAAATTGCACATTATTCCCAGCGCCAAAATTTGGCACAAGGTATCCGCAACAGCACTAGGCAAAGTTGGCAGCCCAAAGATTTTGTATTATCACCATCGCAATGGCATGCTCATTACGAAATTACACGGACCATTCTGGGCAAATGTTTATAAACATTACTGGGCGGCGGCAAAAGTTAAATTGCAATTATTGAAAATTTTGCTCGGTATAAACAGAGAGCAGTCTAGGGCGATTATTCGCGGAATTACTGATTATTATAAAGGTAATTGGGGAAAAATTGATTAG
- the priA gene encoding primosomal protein N' gives MFIVSIAPLNSIPRPASQILDYFSRNSVSVGQLVEVPLNRRKTLGIVFACRDVQDARMEIKNSPFPLKSIFSIVSQHILPEEYLQFARWLSDYYYASLGTVIKRMIPSSILKKPSLALDLPNKIKYRKKPSDSTQGKLHGMLILGAGRVNEYKKILASGRRGQALFLMPDLVTLSALAKQLDKLEVLYSGLGATKQRDLWLRARRGESLKLAGTRLASLMPFADLSQALIENPQDPSHTSWDQNPHTNSVRAMLWLHDHFGISLTLGSECPTIEIQHTALVRNWNISSTTPRLSPKPLLIDMRNELKEKNFSILSKQVQNWLADANKKGGRVTLFIHRKGFASGLLCRDCGHIIFCTECSVPMVYHRSNNIHMPWPEPCRRLVCHRCGKRDTPPTVCPKCQSDRIKYMGGGTQKVQEEIEILFPELKVCRIDSDAAQTFEAQREIIKDFNEGKYDVLIGTHFSLKPLAYSPVAYSAIISIDPLLSLPDYRMGERVFDIVQKLRAMCAKEYAVQTYHPEAPVLQLAMQNKWNEFARQEIPLRKMLKWPPFSQIIRLAYEHKDSNRAQQDVLTTKKRLETQIKYLAKDYPSVMPAVQLLGPSPAFVPKVNNWFLWYIIVKWPVARLGDPVEIEARNRLLDILPKGWDIDVDPIDLI, from the coding sequence ATGTTTATCGTTTCAATTGCTCCACTTAATTCAATACCTCGTCCCGCGAGCCAGATTCTGGACTATTTTTCGCGCAACTCCGTCTCCGTTGGTCAGCTTGTTGAAGTGCCGCTAAATAGACGCAAAACGCTCGGCATCGTATTTGCCTGCCGCGATGTACAAGACGCGCGCATGGAGATAAAAAACTCTCCCTTTCCGCTAAAATCAATTTTTTCGATTGTTTCTCAACACATTTTGCCTGAAGAATATCTGCAATTTGCCCGTTGGTTATCCGACTATTACTACGCCTCGCTTGGCACGGTAATAAAACGCATGATCCCAAGCTCAATACTGAAGAAGCCATCGCTTGCATTAGATTTGCCCAACAAAATAAAATATAGAAAGAAACCCTCCGATTCCACTCAGGGCAAGCTCCACGGTATGCTGATTTTAGGCGCGGGGCGAGTCAACGAGTATAAAAAAATTCTAGCTAGCGGTAGGAGGGGACAAGCTCTTTTTTTAATGCCGGATCTTGTTACTCTGTCTGCGCTAGCAAAGCAGTTGGACAAACTGGAGGTATTGTACAGCGGCCTTGGAGCAACAAAACAAAGAGATCTATGGCTCCGCGCCCGGCGAGGTGAATCATTAAAATTAGCTGGCACTAGACTTGCATCTTTGATGCCTTTTGCAGATCTTTCCCAAGCACTAATAGAAAATCCTCAAGACCCCTCTCATACTTCGTGGGATCAAAACCCGCATACAAACAGTGTCCGCGCTATGTTATGGCTGCATGATCATTTTGGAATTAGTTTAACCTTAGGATCTGAGTGTCCCACCATTGAAATACAGCACACAGCTCTGGTGAGAAATTGGAACATATCTTCGACCACACCAAGACTTTCACCAAAGCCGCTTCTTATTGATATGAGAAACGAGCTGAAAGAAAAGAATTTCTCAATACTTAGCAAGCAAGTTCAAAACTGGCTCGCTGACGCGAATAAAAAGGGTGGTCGGGTTACCCTTTTTATTCATCGCAAAGGATTTGCTTCGGGGCTTTTGTGCCGTGACTGCGGGCATATAATTTTCTGCACCGAATGCTCCGTGCCAATGGTTTATCATCGCTCTAATAACATTCATATGCCCTGGCCTGAGCCGTGTCGAAGGCTTGTCTGCCACAGATGCGGCAAGCGCGATACCCCTCCAACAGTCTGCCCCAAATGCCAAAGCGACCGCATAAAATATATGGGCGGAGGAACACAAAAAGTTCAAGAAGAAATAGAAATTCTTTTTCCAGAATTAAAGGTGTGCAGGATCGACTCTGACGCCGCCCAAACCTTTGAAGCCCAGCGAGAAATTATCAAGGATTTCAATGAGGGAAAATATGACGTGCTAATCGGTACACACTTCTCGCTAAAGCCGCTCGCCTATTCGCCTGTTGCGTATTCCGCCATTATTTCCATAGATCCTCTTTTGAGCCTTCCTGATTATCGCATGGGCGAACGCGTGTTTGATATTGTGCAAAAATTACGCGCTATGTGCGCAAAAGAATATGCTGTGCAGACATACCACCCTGAAGCGCCGGTGCTACAGCTTGCGATGCAAAACAAATGGAATGAATTTGCGCGGCAGGAAATCCCCTTGCGCAAGATGCTAAAATGGCCTCCTTTTTCCCAAATAATACGTCTAGCGTACGAACATAAGGATAGTAATCGCGCTCAACAAGATGTGCTTACAACAAAAAAACGCCTGGAGACGCAAATTAAATATCTAGCCAAAGATTATCCTTCGGTGATGCCAGCAGTTCAACTGCTAGGTCCTTCGCCCGCATTCGTTCCTAAAGTTAATAACTGGTTCTTGTGGTATATTATAGTAAAATGGCCTGTCGCGCGGCTTGGAGATCCTGTGGAGATAGAAGCGCGCAACCGCCTGCTTGACATTTTGCCAAAAGGTTGGGACATTGACGTAGATCCGATAGATTTAATTTAG
- a CDS encoding O-antigen ligase family protein, whose product MSSRIFSPLNIIYILSLVTLFAAVFGVVPREFIFIPAVLILGYMLVAPHQNGLLLFVRFIPFFFALPLTQGFDNFNLWRIAIILLFAKWILSGRNLDEIVASLQWNNLRNLWNSARAEVLGSALFALAFISLFVAQDISTGVKRIIYFANLTLLFVIVRGLVRRENGYVQKLTNNFVVSGMVAVVVGFGQWISTYFLPVWIFHYWWGQIVSLNMYGQQWANIVTNFGNTWFSYSGGGLRLRMFSLFPDSHTFPLYLLMVLPFLFLFIYDAKRTLTKWERRLAWFGFLALHLALILSGTRGIWAGIIFPAVALGTAWFFMPYTRVYGKKVALSIGAFILMFPFAWAILMLPQFQDDNVPSHNVFFTRIGSLIDTSETSNQGRIAIWRSTLKSIAHNPALGIGIGNYPVVLDQNISATRMGASAHNLYLQVASEMGIPAAIIFIWFLWEVFARAWRFAQKPSYNTLTGLFAFAIIFSFIWILGYSLTDAALFDERAFLGFLVFIGVLLGITRQNEIKNPKPQ is encoded by the coding sequence ATGTCCTCTCGCATTTTCTCCCCTCTAAACATAATCTATATCCTCTCGCTGGTAACTCTGTTCGCGGCTGTCTTTGGCGTTGTGCCTCGGGAGTTTATTTTTATTCCAGCAGTCCTTATTCTGGGATATATGCTTGTCGCGCCGCATCAAAACGGCTTACTTTTGTTTGTTAGATTTATTCCATTTTTCTTTGCCCTGCCGCTCACGCAAGGATTTGATAATTTTAATCTCTGGCGTATTGCCATAATTTTGCTTTTCGCGAAATGGATTTTAAGCGGCAGAAATCTCGATGAAATTGTAGCTTCATTGCAATGGAATAATTTGCGCAATCTGTGGAACAGCGCGCGGGCAGAAGTTCTTGGCAGCGCATTGTTTGCGCTAGCTTTCATCTCGTTGTTTGTTGCGCAGGATATATCCACTGGTGTTAAAAGGATTATTTATTTTGCTAACCTAACTCTTTTGTTTGTAATAGTGCGCGGTTTGGTGCGGCGCGAAAATGGATACGTGCAAAAACTGACGAATAATTTTGTAGTATCAGGGATGGTGGCTGTGGTTGTTGGATTTGGCCAGTGGATAAGCACATATTTTTTACCCGTCTGGATTTTTCATTATTGGTGGGGGCAGATCGTGTCTTTGAATATGTATGGACAACAATGGGCGAATATAGTAACAAATTTTGGCAACACGTGGTTTAGTTATTCGGGCGGTGGGCTGCGCCTGCGTATGTTTTCTTTATTTCCCGACTCGCATACATTTCCGTTATACTTGCTCATGGTTTTGCCGTTTTTGTTTTTGTTCATATACGATGCAAAACGAACGCTCACAAAATGGGAACGCCGGCTGGCATGGTTTGGATTTTTGGCATTGCACCTCGCGCTTATTTTAAGTGGTACCAGAGGAATATGGGCGGGTATTATTTTTCCGGCAGTGGCACTTGGTACAGCGTGGTTTTTCATGCCGTATACGCGCGTATACGGAAAAAAAGTTGCTTTATCTATAGGGGCATTTATTTTGATGTTCCCTTTCGCGTGGGCGATATTGATGCTGCCGCAATTTCAAGACGACAATGTGCCGTCGCATAATGTTTTCTTTACTAGGATTGGTTCTTTGATAGATACTTCTGAAACTTCAAACCAAGGCCGCATCGCTATTTGGAGAAGCACGCTGAAATCAATAGCGCATAATCCAGCGCTTGGTATAGGCATAGGGAATTATCCCGTGGTTTTAGATCAAAATATATCGGCAACAAGAATGGGCGCATCCGCGCATAATCTATATTTACAGGTTGCCTCGGAAATGGGCATTCCAGCTGCTATAATATTTATATGGTTCTTGTGGGAGGTGTTTGCTCGCGCGTGGCGGTTTGCTCAAAAACCGTCGTATAATACGTTAACGGGCCTTTTTGCTTTCGCAATCATTTTTTCATTTATTTGGATTTTGGGTTACAGCCTAACTGATGCGGCGCTGTTTGACGAGCGGGCATTTTTGGGTTTCTTGGTGTTTATAGGCGTGTTACTTGGGATAACGAGGCAAAATGAAATAAAAAATCCCAAACCCCAATGA
- the rplI gene encoding 50S ribosomal protein L9 — translation MKVIFLQHVQNIAQKGDVKNVSEGYARNFLFPKKLADIATTERLALANSQKQQQAIHHDAENFRFQEIASKLKNEIIKINAKAHDDGGLFGSVGAQEISSAMRKQGFDVAPSHVQLPKPLKKLGEYVVVLKFNQEIKGEVRVNIEAEK, via the coding sequence ATGAAAGTCATCTTTCTTCAACATGTACAAAACATTGCGCAAAAAGGAGACGTAAAGAATGTCTCTGAAGGATACGCGCGCAATTTTCTCTTCCCTAAAAAATTAGCTGATATTGCAACTACTGAGCGTTTGGCACTAGCAAATTCACAGAAACAACAACAGGCGATTCATCACGACGCAGAGAACTTTCGTTTTCAGGAAATCGCATCAAAATTAAAAAATGAAATTATTAAAATAAATGCCAAAGCGCACGACGACGGCGGTTTGTTTGGTTCCGTAGGCGCGCAGGAAATAAGCTCTGCTATGCGCAAACAAGGGTTTGATGTTGCGCCCAGTCACGTTCAGCTCCCAAAGCCTTTGAAGAAACTGGGAGAGTATGTCGTTGTTTTGAAGTTCAATCAAGAGATTAAGGGAGAGGTGAGGGTTAATATTGAGGCAGAAAAATAA
- a CDS encoding LCP family protein, which yields MDFQQDEQPQPLIPQHQLEYGSEKKYLRLGVALGVFVLVAAGIFFFWQGARTLTVIQAGDANVDAGSLYPDFRVKEEPNRIDVLLMAIRGSDDPNGGLLTDSMILISFDTETKKAAMISIPRDLYVFIPPAGKMMKINAVYETGEKNERGGGLILTKQAVSYITGVYVDYAAVVDFDTFSKTVDAVGGVTVKRTTTLIEDKQWTQEGREDDQFWHIETSGDGSQAWVFEVPIGTSTLDSFDALYYARSRYTTSDFDRMKRQQEIINQVAKKMLSLGVLSNPFKVSELMDIIGKSVKTDISSRQILNYLPILQENASAGNVAEYVLDTSTNSFLMDGREDNQYVLLPRSGNFDQLRVFIQSLISAK from the coding sequence ATGGATTTTCAACAAGACGAACAACCTCAACCTTTAATTCCACAGCATCAATTGGAGTATGGGTCAGAAAAAAAATATTTAAGGCTGGGCGTTGCGCTTGGCGTTTTTGTGCTTGTTGCGGCAGGCATATTCTTTTTTTGGCAAGGCGCGCGCACTCTTACCGTGATTCAAGCGGGTGACGCAAATGTGGACGCGGGCTCGCTGTATCCTGACTTCAGGGTGAAGGAAGAGCCAAACCGCATAGATGTATTATTGATGGCGATACGCGGGTCCGATGATCCAAATGGCGGTTTGCTTACAGACTCAATGATATTGATAAGCTTTGATACTGAAACAAAAAAAGCGGCAATGATTTCCATTCCTCGCGATCTTTACGTATTTATACCGCCAGCGGGCAAGATGATGAAGATTAATGCCGTGTATGAAACCGGTGAAAAAAATGAGCGTGGTGGCGGTTTGATTCTGACAAAACAAGCTGTGTCTTATATTACCGGCGTCTACGTTGATTATGCCGCGGTGGTTGATTTTGACACCTTTTCAAAGACAGTGGATGCGGTTGGCGGAGTCACCGTGAAGCGTACAACGACCCTAATAGAGGATAAACAATGGACCCAAGAAGGAAGGGAAGACGACCAGTTTTGGCATATTGAAACTAGCGGTGATGGTTCTCAGGCATGGGTATTCGAGGTTCCGATTGGCACATCCACGCTCGATAGTTTTGATGCCCTGTATTACGCGCGATCTCGATATACGACTTCTGACTTTGACAGAATGAAGCGACAGCAGGAAATAATCAATCAAGTTGCAAAAAAAATGCTTTCACTAGGAGTCCTTTCAAACCCATTTAAAGTTTCTGAGTTGATGGATATTATTGGAAAATCGGTGAAAACTGATATAAGTTCCCGACAGATATTAAACTATTTGCCTATATTACAGGAAAACGCATCGGCGGGTAATGTAGCGGAATATGTGCTTGATACTTCAACCAATAGTTTTCTTATGGATGGACGAGAAGATAATCAATATGTATTACTTCCTCGTTCGGGAAATTTTGATCAGTTAAGGGTATTTATTCAGAGTTTAATTAGCGCAAAATAA
- a CDS encoding glycosyltransferase family 4 protein, with protein MINEKVLSSRASTREISRPVVAGLRDDKLKMIQIGIDAHNLELNRAGVARYLENLLREWAKDPKMRGNFHFTLYFKGRVPDDDFLEDSIFTCRSLQILPRPSFFLYFLFSLPLRAMRDKIDIMFFPSYMASPLWRGKSVIVLHDISFERFPELFPIRYRLPYRILGRFGANHSQAVITVSEFCKREIKEIYKVPAEKIFVTYLGVNERIKRASDEEIRRVKQKLDITGEYILWVGQIFNRRHVLESLRAFEIIADKFPCAQFVVSGRNGTSPHQPIDEICGDINRKLDREAVIRVQYAEEKDLPALLSGARVGVYISNYEGFGLPPLEFLACGTPVLAPNTTSLKEALRGEQIIVEDASSVKEIAEKLTFAFTNQEVIDRARLNGPKHAAQFSWKRCAGQTISVFNGVQKN; from the coding sequence ATGATAAATGAAAAAGTGTTGTCATCTCGAGCGAGCACGCGAGAGATCTCTCGTCCCGTCGTTGCAGGACTTCGAGATGACAAACTAAAAATGATTCAAATTGGCATCGACGCACATAATTTGGAACTAAACCGCGCGGGTGTTGCTCGGTATCTTGAAAATCTTTTGCGCGAGTGGGCAAAAGATCCGAAAATGCGCGGCAATTTCCATTTTACCCTTTATTTCAAGGGCCGAGTTCCTGACGACGATTTTTTGGAAGATTCAATTTTTACTTGCCGCTCCCTGCAGATATTGCCGCGCCCAAGCTTTTTTTTGTATTTTCTTTTTTCTTTGCCGCTACGGGCTATGCGCGATAAAATAGATATTATGTTTTTCCCGTCATATATGGCATCGCCATTATGGCGCGGTAAATCAGTAATAGTTTTGCACGATATTTCCTTTGAACGTTTCCCGGAGCTTTTCCCAATTCGTTATCGTCTGCCCTATCGTATCCTGGGAAGATTTGGCGCAAATCATAGCCAAGCCGTAATTACCGTTTCAGAATTTTGCAAGAGGGAAATTAAAGAGATATATAAAGTTCCAGCAGAAAAAATTTTTGTAACTTATCTTGGCGTGAATGAAAGGATTAAGCGAGCTAGCGATGAGGAGATACGGCGCGTAAAGCAGAAGTTGGATATAACGGGTGAGTACATACTTTGGGTGGGGCAGATATTTAATCGAAGGCATGTTCTAGAATCTCTGCGCGCTTTTGAAATTATTGCGGATAAATTTCCCTGCGCGCAATTTGTTGTATCTGGAAGGAACGGCACTAGCCCCCACCAGCCAATCGATGAGATATGTGGGGATATCAATAGAAAATTAGATCGGGAAGCAGTGATACGCGTTCAGTACGCGGAAGAAAAAGATCTGCCCGCGCTTTTATCTGGAGCTAGGGTAGGTGTTTATATATCAAATTACGAGGGCTTTGGTTTGCCGCCGCTTGAATTTTTAGCATGTGGTACTCCGGTACTTGCGCCTAACACCACTTCATTAAAAGAAGCTTTGCGAGGCGAGCAAATTATAGTAGAAGACGCCTCAAGTGTAAAAGAAATAGCTGAGAAACTAACTTTTGCCTTTACTAATCAAGAAGTTATAGATCGCGCGCGTTTAAATGGCCCAAAGCACGCGGCGCAATTTAGCTGGAAACGATGCGCGGGGCAGACGATCAGCGTGTTTAATGGGGTGCAGAAGAATTAA
- a CDS encoding WecB/TagA/CpsF family glycosyltransferase, whose amino-acid sequence MSSKAVNILGVRVDNLSLSEALLRAEDLLESGGAHYIVTPNPEIVLRAYRDSRLREILNNASMSLCDGMGVFLAGMLNGKRFTQRITGVDFMDALCHRAAEKKWRVAFVGASSDVRENLCAHYQQMHPASFFQSLADEMMNKPVDADIIFVALGAPKQEEWMVVRQKSFDARGVMVGVGGAFDILAGSLPRAPQSMRSLGLEWLWRIFLQPWRIKRVVNAVIVFPIVYSINILKNL is encoded by the coding sequence ATGTCTAGCAAAGCAGTCAATATTTTAGGCGTGCGCGTAGACAATCTCTCCCTTAGCGAGGCTCTCTTACGCGCTGAGGATTTGCTTGAAAGTGGTGGCGCTCATTACATTGTAACACCCAACCCGGAAATTGTTCTGCGGGCTTATCGCGACTCTAGACTACGCGAAATTCTCAACAATGCTTCAATGTCGCTGTGCGATGGAATGGGTGTTTTTCTTGCGGGAATGTTAAATGGCAAAAGATTTACGCAGCGTATTACGGGAGTGGATTTTATGGACGCGCTTTGCCACAGGGCGGCGGAAAAAAAGTGGCGAGTTGCATTTGTCGGCGCTTCTAGCGATGTGAGAGAAAACCTTTGCGCGCATTATCAACAAATGCACCCCGCTAGTTTTTTTCAATCACTCGCAGATGAGATGATGAACAAACCAGTTGATGCCGATATCATATTTGTAGCGCTTGGCGCGCCGAAACAAGAAGAATGGATGGTGGTCAGACAGAAATCTTTTGATGCGCGTGGAGTAATGGTAGGTGTCGGCGGCGCATTTGATATATTAGCAGGTTCACTGCCAAGAGCGCCACAGAGCATGCGTTCGCTCGGACTCGAATGGTTGTGGCGGATTTTCCTTCAGCCTTGGCGCATTAAGCGCGTAGTAAATGCGGTTATTGTTTTTCCGATTGTGTACAGTATAAATATTTTGAAAAATCTGTGA